A DNA window from Methanosphaera sp. WGK6 contains the following coding sequences:
- a CDS encoding phosphate uptake regulator PhoU codes for MPKNIKNNTLKEILDIILYEAPSTQDEIADKLNISRRYVTKLLKPLIDENVIKKAYVVDLKKFNEISENYETDHSVPAYSGEYFIKEMLKEMGEQICKQFAWSFESMKTNDIDLAQRALDEDKNTNHMYNKIKSSTDTVISLDPYFEFNNTIMFNEIAYDMERIGDHICHIPKFVLEENKEVEEPVIDVLEEMYEMSNTMFKKAVQSFLKYDMNIKEKMDRYENELTNLQKLATKKISSQMARDDINKNNSTYYLVLFRVVKSFERIGDISIEITEATTQFYIENQSTLNANNLKYLNNKK; via the coding sequence TATATGAAGCACCATCTACTCAGGATGAAATTGCTGATAAACTAAATATCAGTAGACGTTATGTAACAAAATTACTAAAACCATTAATAGATGAAAATGTAATTAAAAAAGCATATGTTGTGGATTTAAAAAAATTTAATGAAATTTCTGAAAACTACGAAACAGACCACTCAGTACCAGCATATTCTGGAGAATACTTTATAAAAGAAATGTTAAAAGAAATGGGTGAACAGATATGTAAACAATTTGCATGGTCCTTTGAATCAATGAAAACTAATGATATTGACCTTGCACAAAGAGCTCTTGATGAAGATAAAAATACAAACCATATGTATAATAAAATAAAGTCATCAACAGATACTGTTATATCACTAGATCCATATTTTGAATTTAACAATACTATTATGTTTAATGAAATTGCATATGATATGGAACGTATTGGAGACCATATATGTCATATTCCTAAGTTTGTTCTTGAAGAAAATAAGGAAGTGGAAGAACCAGTTATTGACGTTTTAGAAGAAATGTATGAAATGTCAAATACTATGTTTAAAAAAGCAGTGCAAAGTTTTCTTAAATATGACATGAATATTAAAGAAAAAATGGATAGATATGAGAATGAATTAACTAATCTACAAAAATTAGCTACTAAAAAAATTTCAAGTCAGATGGCTAGAGATGATATTAATAAAAATAATTCGACATACTATCTTGTATTATTCAGAGTTGTTAAATCATTTGAACGTATTGGTGATATTTCTATTGAAATTACAGAGGCTACCACACAATTTTATATTGAAAATCAATCAACATTAAATGCTAATAACTTGAAATATTTGAATAATAAAAAATAA